atagttataatatataagttAGAGTGCATATattacaagataaaaatataataatatgcaaCTATAACTATAAGTAAGAAGTAATagttataaatatgtgttattATTTATCTAGTGTGATGAAAATCATATTGTGTTTAGGGTTAATAATATGATtcctcaattaaaaaaaaatactatagacTTAAGTTATGatatgtattatttatataaattataactaatcaattaaaattaatttgataattGTTTAAAGTAAATGTGCATTCACTCATTCATAAATAACTTTATCAATAGGCTATAATCTATATGACAACTAGTTaattgatatataacattaatgttatattacacaagacataattaattaaaattataaaataacttaatacataattaattaaacttataaaataacttgtattacaaatataaaatagcTTGGTATATCATACATAGTTATTATATTTCCAAGCTGGTACATAGAGCATACCATCCACATCACTTAAAtggtaaaatttgatttgtaagattcaaattttaaaatttattttcaaaatcaaattatgctaTATAAGCATTTTATTAGGTGAGTTATCGACACTGACTAATTTCCTTGTCACACCATTTGTAATAAAATACACAACTAAATATAGAtaactaattataaaaataattatacaaagtATCTTAACACAATTTGGGAACAGAATAAATATACTTAATAAGATAaaccacaaataaattaataatatataattaagtatataaaatacACCTAAcatatagtaaatataatatatagatctATAACACAATACAAGTTTCAAAACGAGCTCACATGAGTCAAGTCGACCTTATACAAGCTTTATTCACAAGTCTCAATAAAGTCGAACTgagtttatatgaattttactCATTTAATATTTGAATCAATATTAATGTTTACGAATATCTTATTTATTAAGTGAACCGAATTAGAACCAAGTGCATTCAAAGAGAGCTTTGTTCATGAGCTCCTCTATTCATTTGCATCCAGAGTGACGTCCTTATCTGCAACATTCCTTCCCTCTTCTAATTCATGTGTATGATACTGACAAGGAAACCTAAAGAACATTACCAATGATTTGGATTATGTTAGGAGTTTCACAACCAAATGGTCCCCTATTGTGGGAAATTATAAATTGCCATTATTGTTCTATTTCATCCATTACTTTACTGTTAGCCGTATATTCAGATTCAACCactaagttttaagagaatagTAAATGAATAAAAGTCAAATAATCTAAATTTGAAGCAGTTTCAACATCTCTGACCACATAAGACTTTCTGACCATACACAACTTTCAGCACGACCTACTTTCCCTAAAGTAATTTCAGTATCGAAAATCATGACCTGGACTATCTGCATTCATGTCCATGTTATCATTGAAGTTTGCTGAATTGGTATCCCTGTTTTGGAGATGACAATAGTTTGTCTCACCATTCCGAGGTCCTTGGTAACCCTCTTGTGATATCGATTGGTGATAGGGCTAGATGCTCTGACGAACCGGGCTGGAGAGAGCATTTGAGAATACTGAGTTCTTAGGCTGATTATCAGATTGCCCAGAACGAACTCCATGGCCTACCTTTGCTATCCTAAATGGACCAGAAGAGACAGGGGAACCCAAAATAGTCGGGTGCATTGCATTCTGGGCGTGCTGGTTTTGAAATGGAAGCCTGGGTGACATTGGGGGTTCATCTGCTCCATGTTCAAGCTCATTCtgcaaaaacaattaaaaacacaaaaagtcacttcctttagcttgcCTTCCCTGCATTTGGTATCACCGAAAAGTAGGGGCCATAGAAGTAGTTAAACCTACCTCGAAGAAAATAACTAGAAATGCAAGGGATACACCTACTGAAGCTGTAAAAAATTATCCATTGTAATATGCAGCACATCCATTCAATATAGACCCATCTCATATGATACTCATAACCTAATATTATGTGTATAAATATCTAGTTCCAATCATTTCACAAATTTGCTAGATAATCATTTCATCTAAATGTGTAGTGCGACAGAAAGTTGAACTTTGATATGACGGAAATAATCAAATCATTTATGCATATAAGGCAACTTTGTGTAAGAAAAGGCAAGATTCTGATTCGGCACATTGTCTGACACCACCTGGTCAGATAGATACAAGGTAGTTAACACCATTGGGCCTCCCAAGGCAAAACAAGGAACAAGCGATTTACAGCATACACTTGTTTTTACCTCCTTAACACTTGTTGTTGTTGATAGTTAGATACTCCTCGCTTAATGTAGAGAAGGGGAACTGAAGgggataaataaataagtcatGATTAGCGAGCAGTGTGTACAATTTCGTTGGAGtacatcttcatctttctcaacAAGTATTGTAAACTGAGCAACTGAAAATTATAGAAAACATATAGATACATTCATCgcaatcatatattttaaaacagtATATCAATGGATTTGTGTTATTCAGTCCAATTCCTGCAGATTTTTATAGCCATATAATGTcagcaaaaaaataatagaagacCACCTCTTtatatctatttaaaaaaaaaaaaaaaaggaccgcCTCATAGATTCTGTCATGGTAAAATCCACAGAAGAGAGGACAGTACAAGTGGATGATTCAGAGCCACCTGCTGTTTTAATCATAGAAATTGTGTATATCCGTCTGGCAACCAACCACCAGGGGTGAAAGAAGATGTCTACTAGAGAGACTATTTTCTTCTAAAACCAAGGGAGGGGTGGCTTGATACGGTCCTACCCTAAAGCATTTTTCGCATGAAGAGGTATACATAATTTTAACATATGAGAACAAGAATCAATTATTATTTGGAGCTCTTGAAGATCTTTGACTCTTTCTTTCAATACTCCCAGGTGTGGGTTGTGCATCTAAGAGCAGGTAGCCAGGTATCCTCATTTTTTTatgagcatatataattccaataCCTGCAAGAGATTAGAAGTATGATTCCCCCACCCTCCCTTGTTTGTGGGGGAAGTTGCGTTGGTAGATatgttctttttccttttttttagtgCCTATGACATCAGCAGTTCATAACTTTGTAGTGATCAGCATGTAGTAGTTTTTTAAGAAGAGCTATTTGTTGTTCTGGTTATAGCAATGCCACATGTCCAGCTAAAGTAGTGAACCCAACATGTTTTATATAAAGctggtttggttacacaaaatcaaaccatctcatcccatctcatctcatataattattataactttcccaaattttcaaacaaaatataataaacaattcaactttttcaaatcccaaaacaaaactaatattaaaaaattatattataacaatattttatttaattttcaacaaaacatttcatttcatttcatctgaactgtataaccaaacgaggtTGTTTAAAGTTGTTTAACGAAGGAATTCTAGTGGGGGGACTaaaaagatggcaagaacaaaGGAATTCAACTCTTCAGAAATTCAAACTTCTGTTTAAAATCTGCTTTGACAACCAAAAGGAGAAAGTCTAGTGGGGGGACTAAAATGCACCTCAAACTCATTTTTAACGAGGATTAAAATGATGTGGCCTCACATCAGCAGATCATAAGGATTGTACTGGACATATGCAAGCATATGGACACTTTAAGCTATAAGAAATTCTGTTTCCCTGGTGCATTTTTTTACGCATTTCCTCACATCATAGGCCTTTTATGGCTAACCCCAAcgacttcttttttctttagcagCTTAATAACCTATAAATCTTTCGAGAAAACTATTTATTTCCATTGAATGAAATTGAAGCCTCATCAACAAACgtaataaaaggaaaacaaaacaacgctgtaccataaaaacatataataaattGTAACATTTCGTTGTCATGATCCTATGAACCCCTCCTACATTGAtttaagtgataaaaaaaagtggGAACTAATAGCCGATTGCCATCCTCTCATCATCAAACTAGCCGTCTTTCAATATGTAAGTCCATATGCTATGGATTTGCATAATGAAAGACAAGGAGTTTGCTCATAAGTGCTGCTAATTGTTTACTTCTAAACACATGGCCTATGAAATTTAGAAGCATATGTCAACATGCACCAGAACGCCAACAATAATAGAGCAACAGAAAGAGGTTTCTAATATGCAAAACTCAACCAACAGAACACTAGAGTTGCAAGTTGCAACAATCCACCACAAAGGTTGGAT
The genomic region above belongs to Carya illinoinensis cultivar Pawnee chromosome 4, C.illinoinensisPawnee_v1, whole genome shotgun sequence and contains:
- the LOC122308059 gene encoding uncharacterized protein LOC122308059, with protein sequence MDIVSYLQNELEHGADEPPMSPRLPFQNQHAQNAMHPTILGSPVSSGPFRIAKVGHGVRSGQSDNQPKNSVFSNALSSPVRQSI